A window of Cytobacillus sp. FSL H8-0458 genomic DNA:
ATGACTCTGATAAAAAATTACTGCAGTGTGTGCGGAACAGTCTATGCCTGCAGGGATGTGTCCTTCGATGTCTACCCTGGAGAGGTGCTTGGAATTGTAGGAGAAAGCGGAAGCGGCAAGTCCACCTTAATGCAATGCCTGTACTTCGACCAGGAAACGTCCTCAGGGGAAGCGTATATTTCTTCCTACCAGAATGGCCTGAAGAATCTTTTTGTGGAGTCTTCCCAGCAAAAACGGTATATTCGCAATCATTTAATGGGGAAAGTTTATCAAAATCCCCTATTGGGTTTAAAAATTGACTTCTCTTCAATTGGAAATATTGCCGAAAAATTGATTGCGGCAGGAAGCAGGAATGTGGGATTTATGGAAGACCGGGGATCAGAGCTGCTCAGCAAGGTGAATATACCCGTCCACCGACGGAAAGAAGCTCCAAAGAATTTTTCCGGGGGAATGCAGCAGCGTGTGCAAATTGCCAAGGCACTTTCTAATCAGCCTCCAATTCTGCTTTTGGATGAGGTTACGACTGGACTGGATCTATCTGTACAGGCAAGTGTCCTGGATTTAATCAAAAGCCTGCAGCGCGAGATGAATATTAGTATAGTGCTGGTTTCGCACGATTTAGGTGTTATCCGCATGCTTGCCGACAGAACATTGGTCATGCTGGAAGGCCGTGTTATTGAACAGGGGCTGACAGATCAAATACTCGAAGACCCTCAAGCTGCATTTACTCAAAGCTTGGTTCATTCGCTTCTTTAAGGCTAACCGGAAGTAAATTCATTTCAAATTAGGGGGAAGCACTTTGTACGTCATTACAAACGGAAAACTTATTACGGTGGATACTATTCTGCAAGGATATGATCTTCTGATTGCAGATGATAGGATCAGCAGAATTGCTCCTAAGGGAGAATTGAAATTCGAAGAATCCATGGAAGTGATAGATGCAGCGGGCGGGTATGTTTCACCGGGATTTATTGATATCCATTCCGATTATATTGAACATATGGCAGCACCGAGGCCAACGTCATTAATGAACTTTCATTTAAGTCTCAGGGAAGCAGAGAAGGAGCTCATTTCCCATGGGATCACAACGATGTTCCACTCCCTTTCCCTGTATAAAGAAACTGAATATGCTTACAAGCCGATCCGGGAACCGGAAAATGTCAGAAAGCTCATTGACCTGATTGATGAGACACACAGTATGAAGCATCTTGTACGGCATCGTTTCCATGCAAGGATGGAGATTGATAATGTAGCTGAAATCGAAAATCTTAAAAGCTATATTAGTGAAAATAAAGTGCACCTGGTTTCATTTATGGATCATACTCCAGGACAAGGGCAATATCGCCATCTGGAAATTTACCGGAACACGGTAAAAAGCTATAACAGTATGAGCGATGCCGCTATAGATGTTTTAATCATGAATCACCAAACGAAGGAAAAGCTTTCAGTTGAGGATATGAAGGAGATTGCCGAGCACGCACAGGCACATAACATTGCAGTTGCTTCACATGATGATGACAGCTTCGAAAAGCTGGAGCTGGTCAGAAGCTTTGGCACGACCATCAGTGAATTCCCGATTACTCAGGAGGTAGCGTTTAAAGCAAAGGAGCTTGGCATGTACACAGTGGCCGGAGCCCCAAATGTGCTGCTCGGAGGCTCCCACAGCGGAAATCTGGGTGCAGCCGAAGCAATTCAAAATGATTCAATTGATATCTTGTGCAGTGATTACTATCCTGCAGCCATGCTTCATGCCATTTTTGAGCTGGCAAGGAATTATGGGATGGGTCTGGCAGATATGATCAGGCTTGTCACTATTAATCCTGCTAAAGCCGTGAACATGGATGAAGAAATCGGTTCGATAGAGGAAGGGAAAAAAGCAGACCTTTTAATCATTGAAAAATTGGCAGATGATTTTCCGGTAATCACGGGCGTATTCGTTGATGGAAAGCTTATCCAAAAAACAAATTATAGAATTTAATACTACTTTGAATGAAAGCAGGTGGATCGGTGGAAAATCTATTGGAAATCAGGGAACTGTCCAAATCATTTACCCTTCATAATCTTGGGAAAAATATCCACGCAGTGAGCGGTATTGATATCAGATTGAGGGAAGGGGACTTTGTTGGCATTACAGGAAAAAGCGGAAGCGGAAAATCAACCATCCTGAAATGCATTTTTGGAACATACAGACTTCAGCATGGAAGCATTTGGTACAATTCTAAAAAGTTCGGTCCTCTCAATCTTGCAGAGGCAACAAATAGACAGATGATTTATTTGCGCAAGCATGAGATAGGCTATGTATCTCAATTTCTGAATGTAATGCCCAGAACGACTGCCAGACAGCTTGTAAAGCAAGCCATTGTTGAAATGGGACGGGACCAGATTCATGCGGGGAAAGAGACAGAGCAAATGCTTTCGCATTTCGAGCTTGACCCGGAGCTATGGGACAGCTATCCTGCCACCTTTTCCGGCGGGGAAAAACTCAGGCTCAACATTGCCCGGGCGATGGTCAAGAAGCCAAGACTGCTTCTATTGGATGAACCGACGGCAAGCCTGGACTATGAATCTAAAATGAAGGTGAAAGTCTTAATAGAGCAACTAATGCATGAAGGCACGACGATGCTGGGAATCTTCCATGATCTTGAATTTATGAACAACTTATGTGATAGGGAATACAACATGCAGAATGGTGTTTTTACTTTGGCGCATTAATTCTTTACCATTGCTTAATGATTTCATATATTGCCTTATCAGTAGATTAATATTCTTTCGCTATAGTTAGGTCGATGGCAGCATAAAAATTTTTTCAATTACGAGAGGGGAAGAAATCATGAAGAAAATGGCGTTATTTCTGCTTTCTATGGCTATGACAGTAGTATTTGCAGGTTGTTCGTTTACAGCGAACTCAGAGAAGGACGATACGCTGACGATCGCCTGGCTTCCAAACGAATCAGGCGCTGATTTAGGAGAAGCCCGTGACGAAATTGGGAAACTGATAGAAGAAAAAACAGGCAAGAAAGTAGAGCATCAAACAACGACTGATTATATAGTGGCAATTGAAGCGATTGCAAACGGAAACGCAGATATGGCGTTCCTTGGGGCACAAGGTTACATAGAAGCACATAACAAAAATGAAAAAGTTCTTCCATTAGCTGTCCCGAGCGGCGAGTCAGGCACTCTGGAGGATGCAGTTTATTACAGCTGGCTGGCTGTTCAGAAGGAACAGGCGGATGAATACAAAAATGGCGGGGAGTTTGCCATAGACAATATTCAAGGAAAGAGGTTCTCCTTTGTTTCGAACAGTTCGACATCAGGATTCAAGGTTCCATCTACAGGTATTACTGATTATTTCAGCGCGAAAGAAGAGTTTAAGGATTTGACAGCAGTGGATTTGCTTGAGGGGGGAGATGACAAGTTCTTCAGTGAAGTATTATTTGGCGGCTCTCACCAGGGTTCTGCTGTTAATCTATTAAGCGGCAAAGCGGACGTGGCGGCATTCTGTGATACATGTGTGAACA
This region includes:
- the phnM gene encoding phosphonate metabolism protein PhnM; the protein is MYVITNGKLITVDTILQGYDLLIADDRISRIAPKGELKFEESMEVIDAAGGYVSPGFIDIHSDYIEHMAAPRPTSLMNFHLSLREAEKELISHGITTMFHSLSLYKETEYAYKPIREPENVRKLIDLIDETHSMKHLVRHRFHARMEIDNVAEIENLKSYISENKVHLVSFMDHTPGQGQYRHLEIYRNTVKSYNSMSDAAIDVLIMNHQTKEKLSVEDMKEIAEHAQAHNIAVASHDDDSFEKLELVRSFGTTISEFPITQEVAFKAKELGMYTVAGAPNVLLGGSHSGNLGAAEAIQNDSIDILCSDYYPAAMLHAIFELARNYGMGLADMIRLVTINPAKAVNMDEEIGSIEEGKKADLLIIEKLADDFPVITGVFVDGKLIQKTNYRI
- the phnD gene encoding phosphate/phosphite/phosphonate ABC transporter substrate-binding protein, which gives rise to MKKMALFLLSMAMTVVFAGCSFTANSEKDDTLTIAWLPNESGADLGEARDEIGKLIEEKTGKKVEHQTTTDYIVAIEAIANGNADMAFLGAQGYIEAHNKNEKVLPLAVPSGESGTLEDAVYYSWLAVQKEQADEYKNGGEFAIDNIQGKRFSFVSNSSTSGFKVPSTGITDYFSAKEEFKDLTAVDLLEGGDDKFFSEVLFGGSHQGSAVNLLSGKADVAAFCDTCVNNYVELAEGEVNKSGAVYKVKDNAAEPLNTVAGKEFSLISVTPVLNAPFVINSGTLSEEDQRQLLEIMTSDEVANNEKIFVPEDSEFSGLFSKKSGDERLVEVEDEWFKPIRELEK
- a CDS encoding ATP-binding cassette domain-containing protein, yielding MTEFEAPLLSVKNLNKQFGHGCDHCRNPEPMTLIKNYCSVCGTVYACRDVSFDVYPGEVLGIVGESGSGKSTLMQCLYFDQETSSGEAYISSYQNGLKNLFVESSQQKRYIRNHLMGKVYQNPLLGLKIDFSSIGNIAEKLIAAGSRNVGFMEDRGSELLSKVNIPVHRRKEAPKNFSGGMQQRVQIAKALSNQPPILLLDEVTTGLDLSVQASVLDLIKSLQREMNISIVLVSHDLGVIRMLADRTLVMLEGRVIEQGLTDQILEDPQAAFTQSLVHSLL
- a CDS encoding phosphonate C-P lyase system protein PhnL is translated as MENLLEIRELSKSFTLHNLGKNIHAVSGIDIRLREGDFVGITGKSGSGKSTILKCIFGTYRLQHGSIWYNSKKFGPLNLAEATNRQMIYLRKHEIGYVSQFLNVMPRTTARQLVKQAIVEMGRDQIHAGKETEQMLSHFELDPELWDSYPATFSGGEKLRLNIARAMVKKPRLLLLDEPTASLDYESKMKVKVLIEQLMHEGTTMLGIFHDLEFMNNLCDREYNMQNGVFTLAH